In Castanea sativa cultivar Marrone di Chiusa Pesio chromosome 6, ASM4071231v1, a single window of DNA contains:
- the LOC142639139 gene encoding autophagy-related protein 18f isoform X1: MIKGDIEESTILVFWVLALLLSLVLGMRNDGQKQQQGGVPRPGRPSGFLPSSFRAISSYLRIVSSGASTVARSAASVASSIVDRDDDVNHDQVNWAGFDKLEGEGGAIRQVLLLGYRSGFQVWDVEDANNVRDLVSRHDGPVSFMQMLPKPIASKRLQDKFADSRPLLVVCADGSLSVGSNIQNGLATPCNGSIPNYNDSVNGSFLPTAVQFYSLRSQSYVHVLKFRSVVYSVRCSSRVVAISQAAQIHCFDATTLEREYTILTNPIVMGPPGVGGIGYGPLAVGPRWLAYSGSPVVVSNSGRVTPQHLMPSASFPGFPSNGSLVAHYAKESSKQLAVGIVTLGDMGYKKISRYCSELLPESNTSVQSGSPGWKGNGTVNGHLTDAENIGMVIVRDIVSKVVIAQFRAHKSPISALCFDPSGTLLVTASVQGHNINVFKIIPGQPVNSSASDAGASYVHLYRLQRGFTNAVIQDISFSDDSNWIMISSSRGTNHLFAINPLGGSVNFQSADASFTLKNSSLGVMTKPAVRWPPSQQSLCAAGPPVTLSVVSRIRNGTNGWKGTVSGAAAAATGRMSSLSGAIASSFHNCRSNALFVDCSSSKAKYHLLVFSPSGCMVQYVLRTSTCLDPTPVVSGLSTGHESAPECDARLVVEAIQKWNICQKQNRREREDNIDIYGENGNSDSNKIYPEGLKKGNSIYPEAGGVFMKAKITPEEKHHFYISEAELQMHQPRIPLWAKHEIYFQSMLVEGTKMNEENASRGEIEIERIPTRMIEARSKDLVPVFDYLQTPKIQQTRFTRNPVLDCNTNGRLQHQRSGVSENDRLSCRGSSGSLDSMTDSAAAVAEFHSASEETECNGPRMPVGTKGFVNNSDSPKTKTWLETVNNRESLRIEAQLKFVHSNKEGLKMENHFEHEGGEFD, encoded by the exons ATGATTAAGGGTGATATTGAAGAATCAACGATTTTGGTGTTCTGGGTATTGGCTCTTTTGCTCTCTTTGGTTCTTGGGATGAGGAATGATGGTCAGAAACAACAGCAGGGTGGTGTGCCTAGGCCCGGTCGGCCTAGTGGCTTTCTTCCCAGCTCCTTCCGTGCCATATCTAGCTACCTGAGGATCGTGTCATCCGGGGCATCCACTGTGGCTCGGTCAGCGGCATCGGTGGCCTCTTCAATTGTGGATAGGGATGATGATGTCAACCATGATCAG GTGAATTGGGCTGGATTTGACAAGTTAGAGGGTGAGGGAGGTGCCATTCGGCAAGTTCTCCTGCTGGGCTACCGGTCTGGTTTCCAGGTGTGGGATGTTGAGGATGCAAATAATGTCCGTGACCTAGTTTCCAGACATGATGGTCCTGTTTCATTCATGCAAATGCTACCAAAGCCAATAGCATCAAAGAGATTACAAGACAAGTTTGCAGACAGCCGCCCGCTGCTAGTAGTTTGTGCTGATGGGTCCCTTTCTGTAGGTAGTAACATTCAGAACGGGTTAGCCACTCCTTGCAATGGGAGCATCCCAAACTACAATGATTCAGTGAATGGAAGTTTTTTGCCTACTGCTGTTCAGTTTTATTCCTTGAGATCTCAATCTTATGTTCATGTCCTAAAGTTTAGATCAGTTGTTTATTCTGTAAGGTGCAGTTCCCGAGTTGTTGCTATTTCTCAAGCAGCTCAG ATACACTGCTTTGATGCCACAACCTTAGAGAGGGAATATACTATTCTTACAAACCCTATAGTTATGGGGCCTCCTGGTGTTGGAGGCATAGGGTATGGACCTCTTGCGGTGGGTCCCCGATGGCTTGCTTATAGTGGAAGTCCAGTTGTAGTCTCAAACTCGGGGCGTGTCACTCCACAACATCTAATGCCTTCTGCAAGCTTTCCTGGTTTTCCTTCAAATGGGAGCCTGGTGGCTCACTATGCTAAAGAATCAAGCAAGCAACTTGCAGTTGGGATTGTAACCCTGGGAGACATGGGCTATAAGAAGATCTCCAGATACTGCTCTGAGCTTCTACCTGAGAGTAATACTTCAGTGCAATCGGGGAGTCCTGGCTGGAAAGGCAATGGAACTGTTAATGGCCATTTAACAGATGCAGAAAACATTGGAATG GTCATTGTCAGAGATATTGTAAGCAAAGTTGTTATTGCCCAGTTCAGGGCACACAAGAGTCCTATTTCAGCGTTATGCTTTGACCCTAGTGGCACCCTTTTAGTTACCGCTTCGGTCCAGGGCCACAAcataaatgttttcaaaataattccTGGACAGCCAGTAAACTCCTCTGCATCTGATGCTGGTGCATCTTATGTACATCTTTACAGACTACAACGTGGTTTTACAAATGCA GTCATACAGGATATTAGCTTCAGTGATGACAGCAACTGGATTATGATTAGCTCATCAAGGGGGACAAACCATTTGTTTGCTATTAATCCTCTTGGAGGATCAGTAAACTTCCAGTCGGCTGATGCTAGTTTTACCCTAAAAAATAGCAGTTTGGGTGTTATGACTAAGCCAGCAGTTCGATGGCCACCTAGTCAACAGAGCCTTTGTGCAGCTGGTCCTCCAGTTACACTTTCGGTTGTTAGCAGAATAAGGAATGGAACTAATGGATGGAAAGGCACTGTAAGTGGTGCTGCAGCAGCTGCAACAGGAAGGATGAGCTCCCTTTCTGGGGCTATTGCTTCATCATTCCATAATTGCAGAAGCAATGCTTTATTTGTGGATTGCAGCTCTTCGAAGGCAAAGTACCACCTTTTGGTTTTTTCTCCTTCTGGTTGTATGGTACAATATGTGTTGCGAACATCAACTTGTCTAGACCCAACACCTGTTGTGTCTGGATTAAGCACTGGTCATGAGTCAGCACCAGAATGTGATGCAAGATTGGTTGTTGAGGCTATCCAGAAGTGGAATATATGTCAGAAACAAAaccgaagagagagagaagataatATTGATATATATGGTGAGAATGGGAATTCAGACAGCAATAAAATATATCCTGAAGGATTGAAGAAAGGAAATAGCATCTATCCTGAAGCTGGGGGTGTATTCATGAAAGCAAAAATCACTCCTGAGGAGAAACATCATTTCTATATATCAGAAGCTGAACTGCAGATGCATCAGCCTCGGATCCCATTGTGGGCAAAACATGAG ATATACTTTCAATCAATGTTGGTGGAAGGCACCaaaatgaatgaagaaaatGCTTCCAGGGgagaaattgaaattgaaaggaTCCCAACTCGCATGATTGAAGCAAGGTCAAAAGACTTGGTTCCAGTTTTTGACTATCTTCAAACCCCCAAAATCCAACAAACAAGGTTCACTAG GAACCCTGTTTTAGATTGCAATACCAATGGGCGACTTCAGCATCAGAGGTCTGGGGTGTCTGAAAACGACAGGCTTTCATGCAGGGGCAGCTCTGGCTCGCTTGACTCTATGACTGACAGTGCCGCTGCAGTGGCAGAATTTCACAGTGCCAGTGAAGAAACTGAATGTAATGGTCCTCGGATGCCAGTAGGAACCAAGGGCTTTGTAAATAATAGTGACAGCCCAAAAACAAAGACTTGGCTTGAGACTGTAAATAATAGAGAGAGCTTAAGAATAGAGGCTCAACTCAAGTTTGTACATAGTAACAAAGAAGGCCTGAAAATGGAGAATCATTTTGAACATGAAGGTGGTGAGTTTGATTAG
- the LOC142639139 gene encoding autophagy-related protein 18f isoform X2: MIKGDIEESTILVFWVLALLLSLVLGMRNDGQKQQQGGVPRPGRPSGFLPSSFRAISSYLRIVSSGASTVARSAASVASSIVDRDDDVNHDQVNWAGFDKLEGEGGAIRQVLLLGYRSGFQVWDVEDANNVRDLVSRHDGPVSFMQMLPKPIASKRLQDKFADSRPLLVVCADGSLSVGSNIQNGLATPCNGSIPNYNDSVNGSFLPTAVQFYSLRSQSYVHVLKFRSVVYSVRCSSRVVAISQAAQIHCFDATTLEREYTILTNPIVMGPPGVGGIGYGPLAVGPRWLAYSGSPVVVSNSGRVTPQHLMPSASFPGFPSNGSLVAHYAKESSKQLAVGIVTLGDMGYKKISRYCSELLPESNTSVQSGSPGWKGNGTVNGHLTDAENIGMVIVRDIVSKVVIAQFRAHKSPISALCFDPSGTLLVTASVQGHNINVFKIIPGQPVNSSASDAGASYVHLYRLQRGFTNAVIQDISFSDDSNWIMISSSRGTNHLFAINPLGGSVNFQSADASFTLKNSSLGVMTKPAVRWPPSQQSLCAAGPPVTLSVVSRIRNGTNGWKGTVSGAAAAATGRMSSLSGAIASSFHNCRSNALFVDCSSSKAKYHLLVFSPSGCMVQYVLRTSTCLDPTPVVSGLSTGHESAPECDARLVVEAIQKWNICQKQNRREREDNIDIYGENGNSDSNKIYPEGLKKGNSIYPEAGGVFMKAKITPEEKHHFYISEAELQMHQPRIPLWAKHEIYFQSMLVEGTKMNEENASRGEIEIERIPTRMIEARSKDLVPVFDYLQTPKIQQTRNPVLDCNTNGRLQHQRSGVSENDRLSCRGSSGSLDSMTDSAAAVAEFHSASEETECNGPRMPVGTKGFVNNSDSPKTKTWLETVNNRESLRIEAQLKFVHSNKEGLKMENHFEHEGGEFD, encoded by the exons ATGATTAAGGGTGATATTGAAGAATCAACGATTTTGGTGTTCTGGGTATTGGCTCTTTTGCTCTCTTTGGTTCTTGGGATGAGGAATGATGGTCAGAAACAACAGCAGGGTGGTGTGCCTAGGCCCGGTCGGCCTAGTGGCTTTCTTCCCAGCTCCTTCCGTGCCATATCTAGCTACCTGAGGATCGTGTCATCCGGGGCATCCACTGTGGCTCGGTCAGCGGCATCGGTGGCCTCTTCAATTGTGGATAGGGATGATGATGTCAACCATGATCAG GTGAATTGGGCTGGATTTGACAAGTTAGAGGGTGAGGGAGGTGCCATTCGGCAAGTTCTCCTGCTGGGCTACCGGTCTGGTTTCCAGGTGTGGGATGTTGAGGATGCAAATAATGTCCGTGACCTAGTTTCCAGACATGATGGTCCTGTTTCATTCATGCAAATGCTACCAAAGCCAATAGCATCAAAGAGATTACAAGACAAGTTTGCAGACAGCCGCCCGCTGCTAGTAGTTTGTGCTGATGGGTCCCTTTCTGTAGGTAGTAACATTCAGAACGGGTTAGCCACTCCTTGCAATGGGAGCATCCCAAACTACAATGATTCAGTGAATGGAAGTTTTTTGCCTACTGCTGTTCAGTTTTATTCCTTGAGATCTCAATCTTATGTTCATGTCCTAAAGTTTAGATCAGTTGTTTATTCTGTAAGGTGCAGTTCCCGAGTTGTTGCTATTTCTCAAGCAGCTCAG ATACACTGCTTTGATGCCACAACCTTAGAGAGGGAATATACTATTCTTACAAACCCTATAGTTATGGGGCCTCCTGGTGTTGGAGGCATAGGGTATGGACCTCTTGCGGTGGGTCCCCGATGGCTTGCTTATAGTGGAAGTCCAGTTGTAGTCTCAAACTCGGGGCGTGTCACTCCACAACATCTAATGCCTTCTGCAAGCTTTCCTGGTTTTCCTTCAAATGGGAGCCTGGTGGCTCACTATGCTAAAGAATCAAGCAAGCAACTTGCAGTTGGGATTGTAACCCTGGGAGACATGGGCTATAAGAAGATCTCCAGATACTGCTCTGAGCTTCTACCTGAGAGTAATACTTCAGTGCAATCGGGGAGTCCTGGCTGGAAAGGCAATGGAACTGTTAATGGCCATTTAACAGATGCAGAAAACATTGGAATG GTCATTGTCAGAGATATTGTAAGCAAAGTTGTTATTGCCCAGTTCAGGGCACACAAGAGTCCTATTTCAGCGTTATGCTTTGACCCTAGTGGCACCCTTTTAGTTACCGCTTCGGTCCAGGGCCACAAcataaatgttttcaaaataattccTGGACAGCCAGTAAACTCCTCTGCATCTGATGCTGGTGCATCTTATGTACATCTTTACAGACTACAACGTGGTTTTACAAATGCA GTCATACAGGATATTAGCTTCAGTGATGACAGCAACTGGATTATGATTAGCTCATCAAGGGGGACAAACCATTTGTTTGCTATTAATCCTCTTGGAGGATCAGTAAACTTCCAGTCGGCTGATGCTAGTTTTACCCTAAAAAATAGCAGTTTGGGTGTTATGACTAAGCCAGCAGTTCGATGGCCACCTAGTCAACAGAGCCTTTGTGCAGCTGGTCCTCCAGTTACACTTTCGGTTGTTAGCAGAATAAGGAATGGAACTAATGGATGGAAAGGCACTGTAAGTGGTGCTGCAGCAGCTGCAACAGGAAGGATGAGCTCCCTTTCTGGGGCTATTGCTTCATCATTCCATAATTGCAGAAGCAATGCTTTATTTGTGGATTGCAGCTCTTCGAAGGCAAAGTACCACCTTTTGGTTTTTTCTCCTTCTGGTTGTATGGTACAATATGTGTTGCGAACATCAACTTGTCTAGACCCAACACCTGTTGTGTCTGGATTAAGCACTGGTCATGAGTCAGCACCAGAATGTGATGCAAGATTGGTTGTTGAGGCTATCCAGAAGTGGAATATATGTCAGAAACAAAaccgaagagagagagaagataatATTGATATATATGGTGAGAATGGGAATTCAGACAGCAATAAAATATATCCTGAAGGATTGAAGAAAGGAAATAGCATCTATCCTGAAGCTGGGGGTGTATTCATGAAAGCAAAAATCACTCCTGAGGAGAAACATCATTTCTATATATCAGAAGCTGAACTGCAGATGCATCAGCCTCGGATCCCATTGTGGGCAAAACATGAG ATATACTTTCAATCAATGTTGGTGGAAGGCACCaaaatgaatgaagaaaatGCTTCCAGGGgagaaattgaaattgaaaggaTCCCAACTCGCATGATTGAAGCAAGGTCAAAAGACTTGGTTCCAGTTTTTGACTATCTTCAAACCCCCAAAATCCAACAAACAAG GAACCCTGTTTTAGATTGCAATACCAATGGGCGACTTCAGCATCAGAGGTCTGGGGTGTCTGAAAACGACAGGCTTTCATGCAGGGGCAGCTCTGGCTCGCTTGACTCTATGACTGACAGTGCCGCTGCAGTGGCAGAATTTCACAGTGCCAGTGAAGAAACTGAATGTAATGGTCCTCGGATGCCAGTAGGAACCAAGGGCTTTGTAAATAATAGTGACAGCCCAAAAACAAAGACTTGGCTTGAGACTGTAAATAATAGAGAGAGCTTAAGAATAGAGGCTCAACTCAAGTTTGTACATAGTAACAAAGAAGGCCTGAAAATGGAGAATCATTTTGAACATGAAGGTGGTGAGTTTGATTAG